The Alicyclobacillus macrosporangiidus CPP55 genome segment CCTGAACAAGGGCGGCGAGTTCGCCGAGTTTCCGGTGGGCCTCCATGAGGGTAAGGCTGGAGCGCACGGCCTCGGCGTCCTGGAGGGCCATTTCGGCTTCCTGCCGCGCCCGGACAGGGTCGCCAAACGCCTGATAGTACACCGCACAGGCCAGACGGACGTTCGCCCGGAAAAATGGTGCAGCGTTGAGGGCGGGCCAGCGCAGAGCCGCCTCCATCCACGCTCGTGCCCGCGCCTCGTTCCCCAGGGCGGTGTACAGCTCCACCCGCAAGGCATGCACGAGCACCATCAGGTTGCTGGTGATGGCGAACGGTTCGTCGGGTTCCATGGGTGCCAAGGATTCGAAGAAAGGCCGCGCTTCTTCGGGGGCCCCGCTGATGAGCAGGACCCGGCCGGCATAATACGCGAGCGTTCCCTCCATCGCGGCAGGGGAGGATCGAACCGCCTCCACCAAGTTGTGATAGGCGCTCTGCCAATCGCCTCGGAAGAAATCGTAGACCCCGGTCAACGAAAACCCGCGTCCGAGGCGGGAATACCCTGTCAGCCGCCACGCCCGATACTCGAGTTCCCGAAGCCTTTGGGCGGCTTGATCGAGCTCCTCCGGCCGCTCGGCCGGCCCCACCACCCGCACCAGGGTCTCGTCCCACGCCGCCACCACGGCGCTGGCGTAGTCGCGAAGCTGCACTGCCCCGTCCACGGCGCGCGCGCACCCGTCCGCCGCCTCCGCCAAGTGTCCCTGCAGGAAATGAAGGACCATCGCGGTGACCCCGATCTCCATACGTGCCGGGGGCAAGGCCCGCTTCGAGATGCGCTGGAGCAGTGCCCCGGCTTCCTCCAACTGGCCGACCGTGACATACGTGTGGATGAGCAGCATGGCCATCCGTGGAAACCCGGCCGGCCCGCCGAACAGGTCCTGCTCCAGGCGCCGGTACTCCGGGTCGTCCAACATCCCCTCCTGGGCCGCCATCAGGTCCAGGGCTTCCTGCAGGAAGCGGGGATCGTTGATCCGCTTGTACGCGGCCGCCCGCAGGTACCGCGCCCACAGGGCGATGGCCGGCCGCCCTGCGGCCTGTGCGGCCGACTCCGCCTCCTGGCAGACCGCGGCCACCTGTTCCGGGGGCTCCACCGGCAGACTTCGCGCCAATTTGAGGAGGATCTCAGGCCGATCCGCGTGTCCCTCCGGCAACCGTTCCAACGCGCGCAAATAGCGGGTCCTCGCCTGGGCCAAGGCCCCAGCACCCGCGCTCGATCGCCAGCGGCACAGAAGTACGCGGCGGCCCGCGGATCGCCCGCCTGGCTCAGATGGTGAGCAATTGTATCGAGGTCCACATCGCCGCGGCCCGCCAGCACCTCCGCAATTCGCGCGTGACACCGGCGACGGCGCGCGCCGCGCAAGTGCTGAAGCAAGAACTCCCTGTACAGCGCGTGCACGAACACCATCTCGTTCCCCTGCGTGCCCTCCGGATGGATGACATGGAGCGCTACGGCTGCATCGAGCGCGTCCGACAGGTCCTCCTCGGACATCGGTGCCACGACCTCCGCCAAATCGGCATAACTGAACCATTCTCCCAGCAACGCGGCGGTCTCCAGCACCTCCAAAGCCCCTGCAGGCAACCGCTGCAGACGGCTGTCGATGGCCTGTTGGAGTGTTTCCGGCAGCGGATCGTCCGGCATGGGCACGCGCCCGGTCCGGAGGAAAGGCTCCGTCAATTCCCGCACGAACAGGGCGAGCCCGGAGGTGCGCGCGTAGACCCGATCCGCGATCTCGGCGAGAGAAGCGCCAGACGCCGCGGCAGCATCCGCCCAGGTTCCCCGCGCGCCCGCAGCGGGCTCGCGCCGGACCTGCGCCCAGCCTTCCTTCACCGTTTTATCCAATAATTCTGCCACTTCTTCCCGAGTCAATCGCCTCATCCGAATCCGTACCGCTCCGTACCGCACCATTTCGGGCAACAAGTGCCAAAGCGGGTGCCTTCGCGTCAATTCATCCGTACGATACGTTCCGATGACGAGGACTGGCCAGTCCCGCAACTGGGTCACCAGGTGGCGCAGGATGTCCAGGGAGGCCGTGTCCGCAGCGTGCACATCCTCGATGTGCACGGCCAAGGGCTGACCCCGGTGGCCCAACCAGTGGGCTATCATCCCCGCCACCTCGTGGGCCGACCATTGGCTGGGCGAGGAACCGAACGGAGCCGGCAGGGTGTCGCGATCCCATCCCTTGTCCTGGTGCAATCGCCGGATCATGTCCAGCCAAGGGCCAAAGGGCGGATTTTCGTCGCCTCCCAGGCAGTACGCCGTGACCGATGATGTGCTGGTGCGCGACAGAACCTGTCGCACGAGGGAGGTCTTGCCGGCGCCCGCCTCCCCGTTCACGATGACCACACCCCCGTGGCCCGTTTCGGCGGACCGCACACGCTCCATCAGTTCAGCCTGCTCTTGGCGCATGCCGATATAGGGAAACCTCTCCAAGGAAGATTATCCCTATCGAAAAATGGGCTACATTTATAATATTCTCACACTTAGCAGGCGCTATCAAGCGCACTCCACGCCGCGTCAAAGCGGCTGCAAAGCTTCCCACGCCATGACCGCCCGTTCGGCCAGTACCTGCGAAACCACCGGATCCGGTCCGAGCGGCGGTGCCACGACCCACGGCGGGCTCCCTTGGACAGGTCCCCCCGCCCCACCGGTGCTCGTGTGGGCCAGCGGCTCGACGCCACCGGTCTCGAACGCGCCATCCGATCCTGCGTGCCATGCTGCTCGAAGGCGCTCGGGCAGTGTCTGCGTCAGGTAGCCGTCAAACAGCAGATACGGCAAGACCACCACCCGCTTCGGCCGCTCCGCCGCCAACCGACTCGCGGCCGTCTCCACCGCCGCACCGCGCCCGGCCAGCACGCCTGCGGCGAACCGCTCGGCGCCGCACATCTGCCCAATGTCTGCCGCCATCCGCAGGAACGCCTCGTGGGCCTCCTCGTCCCGGTTCCCCCGCCCCACCACCAGCAGGGCGTCCCCGGGTGCCATCCATCCCGCCGCGCGACACCGCTGGGCCGCCAACGCCACAAGCCGGTGATCCTCCCCCAACACCGGCCCGAGACAGACCTCAGCATCCGGATGCGTGCGGACGAACGCCTCCACTTGGGCCGGGAGGTCGGTCTTCCAGTGACCCCCCGCGAACAAGAGCACCGGGATCAGCGCGATGTGCCGGACGCCCCGTGCGTACAGAGCCGCGAGAGCGGCTGGAACCTCGGGATCGCGCAGTTCCAAATACGCGATCTCCACCACCGCCGACCGCACCACCGCCCTGGGCAGCTTCGCCGCCGCCTGGTGCACGGTCCGCAGAAACATTTCGGTGCCCGCCTCACTGCGCGTGCCGTGACCGACGAACAGCAATGCCTGGGATCCTGCCCTACGCCGGTCGACCCGCGCCTTCATCGTCCCGCCTCCCACGCGCCGATGGCGCCTTGGATGTCCGCGCCTCCGCCGTCCGCCAGCCGCCACAGAACGGCCTCCTGGCCGCCCACGCACACCGGTACCGCCGCCACGTCTCCGAGCCACGTGCGGCACACCGCGCGCCACACCGCTGCGGAGACCGGTGAGAGGGCCCACACGAGATCGATCCCGCAGGATCCCCCGGACGCGCCGGATGTACTGGTGGTACCGAACGCTCCACCGCTCGCATGCTCCACGTCCGCCAGCATCCGCTGCAGGCGCAGCCGAATCGCGGCGACATCCGTCTGCCACAGCCGAAGGCTCCGAGGGGCCGGCAGATCCGCTGCCAGCTGATAACGCCTCACCGACGCCACCGGATTCGGCAGGCCATCCACCGCCTCCAGCCACACGGCCCCGGCTTCCGCCGGCAGGACCCCTTCCCCGTCCGCGCCCTGTTCCAGTGTCACGTCCGGGCTCAGCCCGATGCCCGCCAGCGCTTCGGCCGCCTCCCACCCTTCCGTGACCAGGTACACCCGAGCGAGTGCACGCGCGTCGGCCCCCGTGGAACGGAGCGCCTGCCACACCGTCTCGACGCCGATGGCCGTCCGAAACCACCAGACGACGCGGCCATGGTCCCCTTCGCGCTCCGCCCCTGTTGACCCCATCGCGCTGGCGGCCCACTCCGCCGCCGCGTCGCGATGGACCACCGCGGCCGACGCCAGGGGGAGGTCGACCGCCTCCGCCCCGAGCGCCTCGAGGGACTCCGCGCCCTCCAGCGTGATGGAAGAGGACTCCCCGATGACGATCACCCGCCGGCCGAACAGGGGCTGACGTTCGAACCAGGCAAGGGACGGCTGCTGTGCAGCGGCCTCGCCGATGACGATGACGGCGGGATTCCGCAGCCCCGCCGTCCGCACCGCCGCCGGAAGGTCAATCAACGTTGCCCGCACGGTGCGCTGGGCGGCGCGGGTCCCCCAGCGGATGACGGCGGCCGGCGTGTCGGGCGATTGGCCCGCGGCGATCAGCCGATCCACGATGGATTGCAGCGCCCCCATCCCCATCAGGATGATGAGCGTGCCGGCCCATTGGGCGAGTCCCGCCCAGTCGATCCCGCTGGAACTCTGACACTCGTGCCCCGTCACCACGGTGAACCCGGCCGCCACGCCACGCACCGTCACTGGAATGCCCGCAAAGGCGGGCACGGCGAGCGCCGAGGTGACCCCCGGAACCACCTGCCACGGGATGCCCGCCGCCTCCAGCGCCAGCGCCTCTTCGGCGCCGCGGCCGAACACGAACGGATCGCCCCCCTTCAGACGGACGACCGTCTTGCCCGCTTTTGCCAGGCGGATCAACAGCGCCTCAATCTCGCGCTGGGACACCCGGTGATGCCCGGCCTCCTTGCCGACGTCGTACACCTCTGCATCCGGACGGGCGTAGCGCAACAGCCGCGAAGGCGCCAGGTGATCCATCACGATGGCGTCCGCCTCGGCCAGCGCGCGCCGGCCGCGTAGGGTGAGGAGACCGGCGTCCCCTGGCCCGGCGCCGACGAGAAACACGGTGCCGGTGGTCGCGTGCCATCCCCTGCGCCGTGCCATGGTCACGACGCCCCCGGTGCCGCGCTGCGGAAGCGATCGAGGCCGACGCGCCGGCAGAAATCGCCGAACGGCTCTCCCGGTTTGCGCTCTTTCGCGTACGCCTCGAGCACGGGTCGCACGGCGTCCACCAGATTGGCCAGGGGGACCACTTCCTGGAACCTCTCGTTCAGCGCCGTACCCACTTCACTGCCGCCGAGAAACACGTCGTACTTGCCGAGCGTCCGCCCGACGAACGCGATGTTCGCGTTGTACGGGCGCGCGCACCCATTCGGGCAGCCGGTCATGCGCAGGGTGATGCCCGCATCGGCAATCCCGAGCTCCTCGAACAGCCGCTCGAATTGCACAATGACGTCCGGCAGCACCCGCTCGGATTCCGCCACCGCCAGTCCGCACGTCGGCAGCGCCACGCACGCCATGGCGCGCGTGCGCGCCAGGGACCACGCGCCCGGCAGCGGTATGCCTGCCTCGCGCAGGCACTGCTCCACCGCCGCCTTCTGGTCGTCCGGGATGCCGCTGAGGATCACGTTCTGCTGGGTCGTCAGCCGGACCGTCGGCCGAAACCTCTGCACCACTTGCCGCAACCCGGACTTCAACCGCACGGTCTCCGTATCCGTGATGCGACCCTGCGGGATGAACAGGCCCAAGTAGCTCATGCCGTCGCCTTCGCGGTGCCAGCCAAAGTGATCGTCCCCGCTGTTCCAGACCAGCTCCCGCGGCGGTGCCAGGGTGCGGCCGAAGCGCTGCTCCACCTCGCCGCGGAACCAGTCAAGACCGTGCCGATCGATGGTGTACTTCAACCGGGCGAACCGGCGGTTGGACCGATCCCCGAAGTCGCGCTGAACCGTCACGATGGCGGTGACGACGTCTACGACCTCCTCCCGCGGCACATAGGCTAGCGGGCTCGCGAGGCGCGGAAACGTGTTCGGATCCGAGGCAGTCCGCCCCATGCCGCCGCCGGCGAGCACCGTGTAACCCACCACATGCCCGTCCTCCACGTGGGCGACGAGGCCGACGTCGTTATCGTACACGTCGATGCAGTTGTCCCCTTCCGGTGCGAGGGCGACCTTGAATTTACGGGGCAGGTACACGTCGCCGTAAAGGGGCTCTTCCGTCTCGCCGGGCCCCACCTCGACTGGCTCGCCATCCAGCCAAATCTCATGGTAGGCGTGGGTCTTGGCCCCCAGGCGGTCCACCAGGGCCAGCACATCCTCACGCATCTCCGCGCGAAACGGTTCGTGTCCCGGCGCCGGGCAGCAGATGATGTTGCGCACCTGGTCGCCGCACCCGCCGAGCGTAGTGATCAACACCTCGTTGATCTCGCGGATGGTCTCCTTGAGCCGGTCCTTGACGACCCCGTGCAGCTGGATGGTCTGCCGGGTGGTAATTCGTATCGAACCGTACTCGGTCAAGGTGCTCGCGATCCGGTCGAACGCCAGGTACTGGTCCGGCGTCAACACCCCGCCGGGAATCCGGGCGCGTACCATCATGGTCCAGTGGCGGTCCTTGCCTTCCTTTTTGAGCTGCGCACGCAGATCGCGATCATCTTGTTGATACACGCCGTGGAACTTGAGGACCTGTACGTTCTCCTCGGAAAACTTGGCCTCGCCGTCCACAAGCGCCTCTTTCAGTGTACCGCGCAAAAAGCGGCTCTCCCGCTTGATGACCTCGACCTTCGACTCATCGCGCCGTTCAGTCGCCACGCACACCCACTCCTTCCGTCAAGCCTGCGATCAGCACGTCGGCCACCTCGGGCCGCGTGAACTTGGGCGAAGGCCGCTCGCCGCGCCGCAAGATCTCGCGCACCTTCGTTCCCGACAGAATGTACCGATACGCCTGGTCGTGCGGACAGGTCTTCTCCGACGCCATGCCGTCGCACATCTCGCAGTAGAAGCTGTTCTCGAAGAACATTGGCGTGATGCCGATCTCCTCTGGCCGGAAGTGCGAGAAGATCTTCTGCGCGTCGTAGGTGCCGTAATAATGGCCGACACCGGCGTGATCGCGCCCCACGATGAAGTGCGTGCACCCGTAGTTCTTGCGCACCAGGGCGTGCATGACGGCCTCCCGCGGCCCGGCGTACCGCATGGCGGCCGGGTATACCGCCAGCAGCACGCGGTCCTTCGGATAATAGCCGTCCAATAAGACCTGGTAGCTTCGCATCCGCACGTCGGCCGGGATGTCATCCGCCTTGGTCTCCCCGACCAGCGGGTGGAGAAACAAGCCGTCGACCACCTCGAGGGCGCACTTCTGGATG includes the following:
- a CDS encoding helix-turn-helix transcriptional regulator; this translates as MAAQEGMLDDPEYRRLEQDLFGGPAGFPRMAMLLIHTYVTVGQLEEAGALLQRISKRALPPARMEIGVTAMVLHFLQGHLAEAADGCARAVDGAVQLRDYASAVVAAWDETLVRVVGPAERPEELDQAAQRLRELEYRAWRLTGYSRLGRGFSLTGVYDFFRGDWQSAYHNLVEAVRSSPAAMEGTLAYYAGRVLLISGAPEEARPFFESLAPMEPDEPFAITSNLMVLVHALRVELYTALGNEARARAWMEAALRWPALNAAPFFRANVRLACAVYYQAFGDPVRARQEAEMALQDAEAVRSSLTLMEAHRKLGELAALVQDRNTARAHFEHAMALAERCQFPFELALIRLSRSTWLGGTAEAEAEMREVCAYFERIGATPALAMARKRLEAAARGSDRAGTLSASAARGVSVGRPDGGLVEGLTDKEREVLMLMAAGMPSRVIAKHLGISLGTVKTHIHHIYQKLTVSDRWSAIEWARKNLGV
- a CDS encoding ATP-binding protein; the protein is MERFPYIGMRQEQAELMERVRSAETGHGGVVIVNGEAGAGKTSLVRQVLSRTSTSSVTAYCLGGDENPPFGPWLDMIRRLHQDKGWDRDTLPAPFGSSPSQWSAHEVAGMIAHWLGHRGQPLAVHIEDVHAADTASLDILRHLVTQLRDWPVLVIGTYRTDELTRRHPLWHLLPEMVRYGAVRIRMRRLTREEVAELLDKTVKEGWAQVRREPAAGARGTWADAAAASGASLAEIADRVYARTSGLALFVRELTEPFLRTGRVPMPDDPLPETLQQAIDSRLQRLPAGALEVLETAALLGEWFSYADLAEVVAPMSEEDLSDALDAAVALHVIHPEGTQGNEMVFVHALYREFLLQHLRGARRRRCHARIAEVLAGRGDVDLDTIAHHLSQAGDPRAAAYFCAAGDRARVLGPWPRRGPAICARWNGCRRDTRIGLRSSSNWREVCRWSPRNRWPRSARRRSRPHRPQGGRPSPCGRGTCGRPRTSGSTIPASCRKPWT
- a CDS encoding sirohydrochlorin chelatase, which translates into the protein MKARVDRRRAGSQALLFVGHGTRSEAGTEMFLRTVHQAAAKLPRAVVRSAVVEIAYLELRDPEVPAALAALYARGVRHIALIPVLLFAGGHWKTDLPAQVEAFVRTHPDAEVCLGPVLGEDHRLVALAAQRCRAAGWMAPGDALLVVGRGNRDEEAHEAFLRMAADIGQMCGAERFAAGVLAGRGAAVETAASRLAAERPKRVVVLPYLLFDGYLTQTLPERLRAAWHAGSDGAFETGGVEPLAHTSTGGAGGPVQGSPPWVVAPPLGPDPVVSQVLAERAVMAWEALQPL
- the cobA gene encoding uroporphyrinogen-III C-methyltransferase, whose amino-acid sequence is MARRRGWHATTGTVFLVGAGPGDAGLLTLRGRRALAEADAIVMDHLAPSRLLRYARPDAEVYDVGKEAGHHRVSQREIEALLIRLAKAGKTVVRLKGGDPFVFGRGAEEALALEAAGIPWQVVPGVTSALAVPAFAGIPVTVRGVAAGFTVVTGHECQSSSGIDWAGLAQWAGTLIILMGMGALQSIVDRLIAAGQSPDTPAAVIRWGTRAAQRTVRATLIDLPAAVRTAGLRNPAVIVIGEAAAQQPSLAWFERQPLFGRRVIVIGESSSITLEGAESLEALGAEAVDLPLASAAVVHRDAAAEWAASAMGSTGAEREGDHGRVVWWFRTAIGVETVWQALRSTGADARALARVYLVTEGWEAAEALAGIGLSPDVTLEQGADGEGVLPAEAGAVWLEAVDGLPNPVASVRRYQLAADLPAPRSLRLWQTDVAAIRLRLQRMLADVEHASGGAFGTTSTSGASGGSCGIDLVWALSPVSAAVWRAVCRTWLGDVAAVPVCVGGQEAVLWRLADGGGADIQGAIGAWEAGR
- a CDS encoding NADPH-dependent assimilatory sulfite reductase hemoprotein subunit — translated: MATERRDESKVEVIKRESRFLRGTLKEALVDGEAKFSEENVQVLKFHGVYQQDDRDLRAQLKKEGKDRHWTMMVRARIPGGVLTPDQYLAFDRIASTLTEYGSIRITTRQTIQLHGVVKDRLKETIREINEVLITTLGGCGDQVRNIICCPAPGHEPFRAEMREDVLALVDRLGAKTHAYHEIWLDGEPVEVGPGETEEPLYGDVYLPRKFKVALAPEGDNCIDVYDNDVGLVAHVEDGHVVGYTVLAGGGMGRTASDPNTFPRLASPLAYVPREEVVDVVTAIVTVQRDFGDRSNRRFARLKYTIDRHGLDWFRGEVEQRFGRTLAPPRELVWNSGDDHFGWHREGDGMSYLGLFIPQGRITDTETVRLKSGLRQVVQRFRPTVRLTTQQNVILSGIPDDQKAAVEQCLREAGIPLPGAWSLARTRAMACVALPTCGLAVAESERVLPDVIVQFERLFEELGIADAGITLRMTGCPNGCARPYNANIAFVGRTLGKYDVFLGGSEVGTALNERFQEVVPLANLVDAVRPVLEAYAKERKPGEPFGDFCRRVGLDRFRSAAPGAS